In one window of Gossypium hirsutum isolate 1008001.06 chromosome A01, Gossypium_hirsutum_v2.1, whole genome shotgun sequence DNA:
- the LOC107921261 gene encoding transcription termination factor MTEF18, mitochondrial gives MTHFRNLRKPAILKWASSCFFENQLNPPVFVMGSFHLSQRQNPRFYRSKGSAVAVKREVLEAPKIPQATLKEAQAALLEYLHWTRSIPFMDAENMSKNSPHFLRNLLKKVNIVKDVRSSMARFLRYRPINEFEPFFESLGFKPWEYTPLLPRNLMFLSDDSLFFENYRVLCQFGIERNKIGRIYKKAIQVFQLESGALPLKLQAYQELVLSHSFMVKIIVCSPCVLIGDIDMKFIKVLEILRSMGFDNAWVQEHLSDQDSYNWGLILRVLSIFSEMFCGNELVRLISQHPGLLFEGSGYATFSLVGFLLKFGLPIDQISSMFLQFPKIQVQQFVSNLIKCFVFFHEIEMEVDWIAKLVCSYTVLLDSCRLKKTNSLLSNLNVGKKRLCKYIQENPQELSKWVIGLRIVPLPDSGENIESKRLKMKFLLDLGYGENPNMMNKAFKVFRGRGGELQERFDSIVNAGLDKADVSEMVTVSPQILNQSKTVIQSKIDILVNELGYPLSSLVSFPSSLSYTTQRVRLRMAMYNWLKDHKKAEPDLALSTIVACSDKIFLNQYVNHHPSGPRVWQDLKAKLSMDK, from the coding sequence ATGACCCATTTTCGAAACCTTAGAAAACCAGCAATTCTCAAATGGGCATCTTcttgtttctttgaaaaccaACTCAACCCCCCAGTTTTTGTAATGGGTTCGTTTCACTTATCACAAAGGCAAAACCCTAGGTTTTATAGGTCAAAAGGATCAGCTGTAGCAGTGAAGCGTGAGGTTTTAGAGGCTCCCAAAATCCCTCAGGCCACTTTGAAAGAGGCTCAAGCTGCTTTGTTGGAATATTTGCATTGGACTAGGAGTATTCCGTTTATGGATGCGGAGAACATGAGCAAAAACTCACCTCATTTTTTACGAAACCTTTTGAAAAAGGTTAACATTGTTAAGGATGTTAGAAGCTCTATGGCGCGGTTTTTACGTTATCGTCCCATTAATGAATTCGAACCTTTCTTTGAGAGTTTGGGATTTAAGCCTTGGGAGTATACTCCTTTACTTCCTCGgaatttgatgtttttgagtGATGATTCATTGTTTTTTGAGAATTATAGGGTCTTGTGTCAATTCGGGATTGAACGAAATAAGATTGGTCGGATATATAAGAAAGCAATTCAAGTGTTCCAACTTGAATCTGGTGCTTTGCCATTAAAGCTTCAAGCTTATCAAGAACTGGTGCTTAGCCACTCTTTTATGGTTAAGATTATTGTTTGTAGCCCTTGTGTTTTGATTGGTGATATAGATATGAAATTCATTAAGGTATTAGAGATTTTGAGGAGTATGGGATTTGATAATGCTTGGGTTCAGGAGCATTTGTCAGATCAAGATTCATATAATTGGGGTTTGATACTTCGTGTTCTGAGCATCTTTAGTGAGATGTTCTGCGGTAATGAGTTAGTTAGGTTAATCAGCCAGCATCCAGGGCTTTTGTTTGAGGGTTCTGGGTATGCTACTTTTTCACTAGTCGGGTTCCTGTTGAAATTTGGACTTCCAATAGATCAGATATCTTCTATGTTCCTACAGTTTCCAAAAATCCAAGTTCAGCAATTCGTTTCAAATCTTATTAAATGTTTTGTGTTCTTTCACGAGATTGAGATGGAGGTGGATTGGATTGCGAAACTTGTTTGTTCATACACTGTATTACTTGATTCATGCAGGTTGAAGAAAACTAACAGTTTACTTAGTAACTTGAATGTTGGAAAAAAGAGGCTTTGTAAATACATCCAAGAGAATCCCCAAGAATTGAGTAAATGGGTTATTGGATTAAGAATTGTGCCATTACCAGACTCAGGAGAGAATATAGAGTCAAAAAGGTTGAAGATGAAGTTCCTTTTAGACTTGGGATATGGAGAAAACCCAAACATGATGAACAAAGCATTCAAGGTGTTTCGAGGCAGAGGAGGGGAGCTccaagagagatttgattcaatcgtAAATGCCGGTTTGGATAAGGCAGACGTGTCTGAAATGGTCACCGTATCCCCTCAAATCCTAAATCAATCAAAAACTGTTATCCAATCTAAGATTGATATTCTAGTAAACGAATTGGGTTACCCCTTATCGTCTTTAGTATCATTCCCCTCTTCTCTTTCCTATACAACACAAAGGGTCAGGCTTAGAATGGCAATGTATAATTGGCTCAAAGATCATAAAAAAGCAGAGCCTGACTTGGCCTTGAGCACCATTGTTGCATGTTCAGACAAAATATTCCTGAATCAATATGTGAATCATCATCCTAGTGGCCCTCGAGTTTGGCAGGATCTAAAAGCAAAGCTTAGCATGGATAAATGA